One genomic region from Actinocatenispora thailandica encodes:
- the ybeY gene encoding rRNA maturation RNase YbeY produces the protein MSIEISNESGVEVDTDAVLDVARYTLDQMQVNPLAELSVLLVDVPYMTELNHRWMGGDGPTDVLAFPMDEVGAGPDRGPSAPGAEASEPAMLGDIVLCPEVAAKQASAAGHSAADEMHLLTVHGVLHILGYDHAEPEEEREMFALQNKLLSRWQAARDGREVPEQS, from the coding sequence GTGTCCATCGAGATCAGTAACGAGTCCGGGGTCGAGGTCGACACCGACGCGGTGCTCGACGTCGCCCGCTACACCCTGGACCAGATGCAGGTCAACCCGCTCGCGGAGCTGTCGGTCCTGCTCGTCGACGTGCCGTACATGACGGAGCTGAACCACCGCTGGATGGGCGGCGACGGCCCGACCGACGTGCTGGCCTTCCCGATGGACGAGGTGGGCGCGGGCCCGGACCGTGGCCCGAGCGCACCGGGCGCCGAGGCCAGCGAGCCGGCGATGCTCGGTGACATCGTGCTGTGCCCGGAGGTGGCGGCCAAGCAGGCGTCCGCGGCCGGGCACAGCGCCGCGGACGAGATGCACCTGCTGACGGTGCACGGCGTGCTGCACATCCTGGGCTACGACCACGCCGAGCCGGAGGAGGAGCGGGAGATGTTCGCGCTGCAGAACAAACTGCTCAGCCGCTGGCAGGCCGCCCGGGACGGGCGAGAGGTGCCGGAGCAGTCCTGA
- a CDS encoding carbon-nitrogen hydrolase family protein, with amino-acid sequence MQISAAVAQFPIGWDIEANLAAITAALARTQPGDLVVLPEAAVSGYGPDLADRLVSLDPARIEQAIDLLGALARRHEIDVCCGSLRYEQGGWWNAAVFLGAGGERWTYRKINLARIERGVLRAGASLPPRTVRRGDAEVTLGVQLCREIRYPEQWQQLARSGAQVFGYLTNAANADAPAGVWRSHLISRAAENQRYLLAANLADPDQHCPTMIVSPHGEVLAELAPGETGVLRVSLDLTAVSNWNLDQQRRDVVDLRYTG; translated from the coding sequence ATGCAGATCTCGGCAGCGGTAGCGCAGTTCCCGATCGGCTGGGACATCGAGGCGAACCTGGCGGCGATCACCGCCGCGCTGGCGCGCACCCAGCCCGGTGACCTCGTCGTACTGCCCGAAGCGGCGGTGTCCGGGTACGGCCCGGACCTCGCCGACCGGCTCGTCTCGCTCGACCCGGCGCGGATCGAGCAGGCCATCGACCTTCTCGGCGCTCTCGCCCGGCGGCACGAGATCGACGTGTGCTGCGGGTCGCTGCGGTACGAGCAGGGCGGCTGGTGGAACGCCGCGGTGTTCCTGGGCGCCGGCGGCGAACGCTGGACGTACCGGAAGATCAACCTGGCCCGGATCGAACGCGGCGTGCTGCGTGCCGGTGCCAGCCTGCCGCCGCGGACCGTACGGCGCGGCGACGCCGAGGTGACGCTCGGCGTTCAGCTGTGCCGGGAGATCCGCTACCCCGAGCAGTGGCAGCAGCTGGCCCGGTCCGGCGCGCAGGTGTTCGGCTACCTGACGAACGCGGCGAACGCCGACGCGCCGGCCGGGGTCTGGCGCAGCCACCTGATCAGCCGCGCCGCCGAGAACCAGCGGTACCTGCTCGCGGCGAACCTCGCCGACCCCGACCAGCACTGCCCCACCATGATCGTCTCGCCGCACGGCGAGGTACTCGCCGAACTCGCCCCTGGCGAGACCGGTGTGCTGCGGGTGTCGCTGGATCTCACCGCGGTCAGCAACTGGAATCTCGACCAGCAGCGCCGCGACGTCGTCGACCTGCGCTACACCGGCTGA
- a CDS encoding cytidine deaminase: MPETLRPAAAELEAEDAKLVTLSRAARGRVGAAEGAAVRDTDGRTYAAATVALPSLALSALQVAVAQAVSAGAPGLEAAAVVTAADAVDEPGLSAVRDLAGAAPVLLAGVDGTVLGAYRG, translated from the coding sequence ATGCCTGAGACGTTGCGGCCGGCGGCGGCCGAGCTGGAAGCCGAGGACGCGAAGCTGGTCACGCTGAGCCGGGCGGCCCGCGGCCGGGTCGGTGCGGCCGAGGGCGCGGCGGTGCGCGACACCGACGGCCGGACGTACGCGGCGGCCACCGTGGCGTTGCCGTCACTGGCGCTGTCGGCGTTGCAGGTGGCGGTGGCGCAGGCGGTGTCGGCGGGTGCGCCGGGGCTGGAGGCGGCGGCGGTGGTGACCGCGGCGGACGCGGTGGACGAGCCGGGCCTGTCCGCGGTGCGCGACCTGGCCGGCGCGGCGCCGGTGCTGCTGGCCGGCGTCGACGGTACGGTGCTCGGCGCCTACCGTGGCTGA
- a CDS encoding fibronectin type III domain-containing protein, with translation MRRRGATQPSAGRLPARRSGGFISVGLVLAMSVGLVGTVLGVGATSRSLDVADGNVWLWSSKPGQVSRVNANSGRVDQNQPLTDSRGHRVEITQNDKYLLLHDLDSGKVTSVDLTRMGFTGSLQVTKGSGVRVALSGDKAALIDQRTGEIRGFDPATLRTTGATLHLPAPLAGGDFDASGKLWVGVPSQGTVASVSLSTKKAAVARSESATPPGHPMAVSVLDHGVLAADTSGRDIAVVTDKVTTLTAPQPLTGATVPARTVGDLAVVTLPKSGQVLPVGLSKPTRPSAFDLPDGVTPDPATPFSGRIYVPDVKHHQVLVFDKSGKNLGTLGLAGAQGPLDLQVREGHLTINAPDASVARVVDPDGVTRVVDKYRTDVPGGDGDLSVIAAPAPGDNGKHGGNGGHSRGGGNGSQGPGQQHTGPPSPPIPVTALAGDHQVSLSWPQPAVNGAPIQQYQVSWDGGHRTFGGGSRSTTITGLHNGQSYSFAVTATNKFGTSPEALSDRVTPGGATPDVPQNVKATVTDKGQVTVTWGKADQARDYVVQPSGGAGSQIVNATSATFDSLTGGQSYTFTVTSRGTNGRASDPSSPSNAVTPFTVPGAPQVSVSGTSQSSVTVSWPPAADNGSKITQYYVQLDGGTAQKESTTSHTFGNLQPATKHTITVWAENAAGTSEKTSVTATTGKPPAPTVSVSVTGKTTTSITVRVSTSQSATKCTVSIGGGASQSCATGNSSHTFSGLHPSSSYSFSATVNDAYQQSISDSASGDTTVISTRNACQNAQPNCSVGIYPAPNQSGTSVGRWKQGSSVNVECKASGQEIYAYNQNGNRRSTIWLKIPGSGYVPWAYSDMSTGTRDSLPTC, from the coding sequence ATGCGACGTCGCGGAGCAACCCAGCCGTCGGCGGGCCGCCTGCCGGCCAGGCGAAGCGGCGGGTTCATCTCGGTCGGCCTGGTGCTGGCGATGTCGGTCGGCCTGGTCGGCACCGTGCTCGGGGTCGGCGCGACCAGCCGTTCGCTGGACGTCGCGGACGGCAACGTGTGGCTGTGGAGCAGCAAGCCCGGGCAGGTCAGCCGGGTCAACGCCAACTCCGGCCGGGTGGACCAGAACCAGCCGCTGACCGACTCCCGCGGCCACCGGGTGGAGATCACCCAGAACGACAAGTACCTGCTGCTGCACGACCTGGACAGCGGCAAGGTGACCTCGGTCGACCTGACCCGGATGGGGTTCACCGGGTCGCTCCAGGTCACCAAGGGCTCCGGCGTGCGGGTCGCGTTGTCCGGCGACAAGGCCGCGCTGATCGACCAGCGCACCGGTGAGATCCGCGGCTTCGACCCGGCCACGTTGCGCACCACCGGGGCGACGCTGCACCTGCCGGCGCCGCTGGCCGGCGGTGACTTCGACGCGTCCGGCAAGCTGTGGGTGGGCGTGCCGTCCCAGGGCACGGTGGCGTCGGTGTCGCTGTCGACCAAGAAGGCCGCGGTGGCGCGGAGCGAGTCGGCCACCCCGCCGGGCCATCCGATGGCGGTGTCGGTGCTCGACCACGGGGTGCTCGCGGCGGACACGTCGGGTCGCGACATCGCGGTGGTCACCGACAAGGTGACCACGCTGACCGCGCCGCAGCCGCTGACCGGCGCGACCGTGCCGGCCCGGACCGTCGGTGACCTGGCCGTGGTGACGCTGCCGAAGTCGGGCCAGGTGCTGCCGGTCGGGCTGAGCAAGCCGACCAGGCCGAGCGCCTTCGACCTGCCGGACGGGGTCACCCCCGACCCGGCGACCCCGTTCTCCGGCCGCATCTACGTGCCGGACGTCAAGCACCACCAGGTGCTGGTGTTCGACAAGTCCGGCAAGAACCTCGGCACTCTCGGCCTGGCCGGCGCGCAGGGCCCGCTGGACCTGCAGGTCCGCGAGGGGCACCTGACGATCAACGCGCCGGACGCCTCGGTGGCGCGGGTCGTCGATCCGGACGGGGTGACCCGGGTGGTGGACAAGTACCGCACCGACGTGCCCGGCGGCGACGGCGACCTGTCGGTGATCGCCGCGCCCGCTCCGGGCGACAACGGCAAGCACGGCGGCAACGGCGGGCACAGCCGCGGCGGCGGCAACGGCTCGCAGGGTCCCGGTCAGCAGCACACCGGGCCGCCCAGCCCGCCGATCCCGGTGACCGCGCTGGCCGGCGACCACCAGGTGTCGCTGTCCTGGCCGCAGCCGGCGGTCAACGGCGCCCCGATCCAGCAGTACCAGGTGAGCTGGGACGGCGGTCACCGCACGTTCGGCGGCGGCAGCCGGTCGACCACGATCACCGGCCTGCACAACGGCCAGTCCTACTCGTTCGCGGTGACCGCGACCAACAAGTTCGGCACCTCGCCGGAGGCGCTGTCCGACCGGGTGACCCCGGGCGGCGCGACCCCGGACGTGCCGCAGAACGTCAAGGCGACGGTGACCGACAAGGGCCAGGTCACGGTCACCTGGGGCAAGGCGGATCAGGCCCGCGACTACGTGGTGCAGCCCTCCGGCGGCGCCGGCAGCCAGATCGTGAACGCCACCTCGGCCACCTTCGACTCGTTGACCGGCGGCCAGTCGTACACGTTCACGGTCACCTCGCGCGGCACCAACGGCCGCGCCAGCGACCCCAGCTCCCCGAGCAACGCGGTCACCCCGTTCACGGTGCCCGGCGCGCCGCAGGTGTCGGTCAGCGGTACGAGCCAGAGCAGTGTGACGGTGAGCTGGCCACCGGCCGCCGACAACGGCAGCAAGATCACGCAGTACTACGTCCAGCTCGACGGCGGCACGGCCCAGAAGGAATCGACGACCTCGCACACGTTCGGCAACCTGCAACCGGCGACCAAGCACACCATCACGGTGTGGGCCGAGAACGCCGCCGGGACCAGCGAGAAGACCAGCGTCACGGCCACGACCGGCAAGCCGCCGGCGCCCACCGTGTCGGTCTCGGTGACCGGCAAGACCACCACCTCGATCACGGTGCGGGTGTCTACGAGCCAGTCTGCGACCAAGTGCACGGTTTCGATCGGTGGTGGTGCAAGCCAGTCGTGTGCGACCGGTAACAGTTCGCACACCTTCTCCGGTCTGCATCCGTCATCGAGCTATAGCTTCTCCGCGACGGTCAACGATGCCTATCAGCAGTCGATATCCGATTCGGCGTCCGGCGACACGACGGTCATCAGCACCAGGAACGCCTGCCAGAACGCGCAGCCGAACTGCTCGGTCGGTATCTACCCGGCTCCGAACCAGAGCGGCACGAGCGTGGGACGGTGGAAGCAGGGTTCCTCGGTCAACGTCGAGTGCAAGGCGAGCGGCCAGGAGATCTACGCGTACAACCAGAACGGGAACCGGCGAAGCACGATCTGGCTCAAGATTCCGGGCAGCGGCTACGTGCCGTGGGCGTACTCGGACATGAGCACGGGCACCCGCGATTCGTTGCCGACCTGTTGA
- a CDS encoding DUF3488 and transglutaminase-like domain-containing protein, which translates to MVSPPVTRPAAAPATSAPGGPGRDGERLRVAPVVVALVAIVAATLVAGLLAARIFAGTQLPVLLAGATLGAVALTVLLRLVRAPALLALLGGLAGLAACLVGATAALRDPTKGVGSALFDAVRNSGARILTSAIPVPPEPDTVLLPIAACWLAAAVATVLLGPLRVAPGARRRPGLAAIPPTVLLVGALILVGPNGAVSYPAVAGFAVALAVLLAAAARPWQVRVAPDPAVAGAPGAAAGRFAAARRLVAAVVVLAVLAAAALFGGPVVASAIHRQPVDPRSYVVPPKQQLDQLNPLGMLGAWALDPHQKLLTVTTSKPARIQWATLSGFDGINWQPDRTYRAAGAVLPPPTGIDDPTTTVRQDVTVDTLGGSWLPVVAAPREVHGVRVGYDTEAGAVLAPDGLKPGLTYQTVSAVPRQDPDMLAAASVPPGIAQRYLTVPPGAPPELITLAQRTAGSNGPYRKALLIEQLLRTKYEYWSKAPSGNGYVTLKHFLLTKKSAGGGRGTSEQFASAFAVLGRVVGLPTRVVVGFHAGTKLGAHRYQVTSGDAFAWPEVYLAGHGWVAFDPTPVAKKGATPPDEDTPQAKSEQSKKSQQLDEGAPSAAPSQPAPAPSGSSKAAAAGAGALPPGAYGGIAAALLLLLLIAAVPVLRSRRSSRRLRTGTPAQRVIGAWTEIREALRLAGHRPEPAASAAEVAGLAASEVPDRPGTPPLPDLRPLAEAVNAVGFAPEVTFASADAARAAELALDYHRGLRSRHGLLSRLRWRLDPRPLFWR; encoded by the coding sequence ATGGTGAGCCCGCCGGTGACCCGGCCGGCCGCTGCACCGGCCACTTCCGCGCCCGGCGGTCCGGGCCGCGACGGCGAGCGGTTGCGGGTGGCGCCGGTGGTGGTGGCGCTGGTCGCGATCGTCGCGGCGACCCTGGTCGCGGGGCTGCTCGCGGCACGGATCTTCGCCGGTACCCAGTTGCCGGTGCTGCTGGCCGGGGCGACGCTCGGCGCGGTGGCGCTGACCGTACTGCTGCGGCTGGTCCGGGCGCCGGCGCTGCTGGCACTGCTGGGTGGGCTGGCCGGGTTGGCGGCGTGCCTGGTCGGCGCGACGGCGGCGCTGCGGGACCCGACCAAGGGGGTCGGCTCGGCCCTGTTCGACGCGGTGCGCAACTCCGGCGCCCGGATCCTGACCTCGGCGATCCCGGTACCGCCCGAGCCGGACACGGTGCTGCTGCCGATCGCCGCGTGCTGGCTGGCCGCGGCGGTCGCGACGGTACTGCTGGGCCCGCTGCGGGTGGCTCCCGGTGCGCGGCGCCGGCCGGGCCTCGCCGCGATCCCGCCGACCGTGCTGCTGGTGGGCGCGCTGATCCTGGTGGGGCCGAACGGTGCGGTGTCCTACCCGGCGGTGGCCGGGTTCGCGGTGGCGCTGGCGGTGTTGTTGGCCGCGGCGGCCCGGCCCTGGCAGGTGCGGGTGGCGCCGGACCCGGCGGTGGCCGGGGCGCCGGGCGCGGCTGCGGGCCGGTTCGCGGCGGCGCGCCGGCTCGTCGCGGCGGTCGTGGTGCTGGCGGTGCTGGCCGCGGCGGCGCTGTTCGGCGGGCCGGTGGTGGCCTCGGCGATACACCGGCAGCCGGTGGATCCGCGCAGCTACGTGGTGCCGCCGAAGCAGCAGCTCGATCAGCTCAATCCGCTGGGGATGCTCGGTGCCTGGGCGCTGGACCCGCACCAGAAGCTGCTGACCGTGACGACCAGCAAGCCGGCGCGCATCCAGTGGGCGACGCTGTCCGGCTTCGACGGGATCAACTGGCAGCCGGACCGCACCTACCGGGCGGCCGGCGCGGTGCTGCCGCCGCCGACCGGCATCGACGACCCGACCACGACCGTCCGGCAGGACGTCACCGTCGACACGCTGGGCGGCAGCTGGCTGCCGGTGGTGGCGGCGCCCCGGGAGGTGCACGGGGTACGGGTCGGGTACGACACGGAGGCCGGCGCGGTGCTGGCCCCGGACGGCCTGAAGCCCGGCCTGACCTACCAGACCGTGTCCGCGGTGCCGCGGCAGGACCCGGACATGCTGGCCGCGGCGAGCGTGCCGCCCGGTATCGCCCAGCGGTACCTGACGGTGCCGCCCGGCGCGCCGCCGGAGCTGATCACGCTGGCGCAGCGCACCGCCGGCAGTAACGGACCGTACCGCAAGGCGCTGCTGATCGAGCAGTTGCTGCGCACCAAGTACGAGTACTGGTCGAAGGCGCCGAGCGGCAACGGCTACGTGACGCTCAAGCACTTCCTGCTGACGAAGAAGTCGGCCGGCGGCGGGCGCGGCACGTCCGAGCAGTTCGCCTCGGCGTTCGCGGTGCTGGGCCGGGTCGTCGGGCTGCCGACCCGGGTCGTGGTCGGCTTCCACGCCGGCACGAAGCTGGGTGCGCACCGCTACCAGGTCACCTCGGGCGACGCGTTCGCCTGGCCGGAGGTGTACCTGGCCGGGCACGGCTGGGTCGCGTTCGATCCGACGCCGGTGGCGAAGAAGGGCGCCACCCCACCGGACGAGGACACCCCGCAGGCCAAGAGCGAGCAGAGCAAGAAGAGCCAGCAGCTCGACGAGGGCGCGCCGAGCGCCGCGCCGAGCCAGCCGGCACCGGCGCCGTCGGGTTCGTCGAAGGCCGCGGCGGCCGGTGCCGGCGCGCTGCCGCCCGGTGCGTACGGCGGGATCGCCGCCGCGCTGCTGCTTCTGCTGCTGATCGCCGCGGTACCGGTGCTGCGGTCGCGGCGCAGCAGCCGGCGGTTGCGCACCGGTACCCCGGCGCAACGGGTGATCGGCGCCTGGACGGAGATCCGGGAGGCGCTGCGGTTGGCCGGGCACCGGCCGGAACCCGCGGCCAGCGCCGCGGAGGTCGCCGGGCTGGCCGCGAGCGAGGTACCGGACCGGCCCGGTACGCCGCCGCTGCCGGACCTGCGACCGCTGGCCGAGGCGGTCAACGCGGTCGGGTTCGCACCCGAGGTGACGTTCGCGTCGGCCGACGCGGCGCGCGCCGCTGAGCTGGCCCTCGACTACCACCGCGGTCTGCGGTCCCGGCACGGCCTGCTGTCCCGGCTGCGCTGGCGCCTGGACCCGCGCCCGCTGTTCTGGCGCTGA
- a CDS encoding aldo/keto reductase, producing the protein MPSNTPTPAGTTPTPPAALPTNDPSADTAGTWRLGDRTVHRMGFGSMRLTADPDPAAAIRVLRRAVELGVDHIDTAAFYVSPGGTLGVGTGPARYATELIRTALTPYPPELVIATKVGFAADDGGQLSEANSPAQLRAQVEENLRRLGRDHLDLVNLRIVKRPGRDSIAEAFGALAELREAGLIRHLGLSNVRIDHLDEAQRIAPVACVQNSYSVDHNRTDDELVRVCGERGIGYVPFFSLAGSRRESGAQQDHGDAVRTIARAHEATPQQIRLAWALHQGRHVLAIPGTGNVDHLASNIAAGAIRLTAAELAALG; encoded by the coding sequence ATGCCTTCGAACACGCCGACACCTGCGGGCACGACGCCGACCCCGCCCGCCGCCCTGCCGACGAACGACCCCAGCGCCGACACGGCCGGTACCTGGCGGCTCGGTGACCGCACCGTGCACCGGATGGGGTTCGGCTCGATGCGGCTCACCGCCGACCCCGACCCGGCCGCCGCGATCCGGGTGCTGCGCCGGGCGGTCGAGCTCGGCGTCGACCACATCGACACCGCCGCGTTCTACGTGTCGCCGGGCGGCACCCTGGGCGTCGGCACCGGACCGGCCCGCTACGCCACCGAGCTGATCCGCACCGCGCTGACGCCGTACCCGCCGGAGCTGGTGATCGCCACCAAGGTCGGCTTCGCGGCCGACGACGGCGGGCAGCTGTCGGAGGCGAACAGCCCGGCGCAACTGCGCGCGCAGGTCGAGGAGAACCTGCGCCGCCTCGGCCGGGACCACCTCGACCTGGTGAACCTGCGGATCGTCAAGCGGCCCGGGCGCGACTCGATCGCCGAGGCCTTCGGTGCGCTCGCCGAACTGCGCGAGGCCGGGTTGATCCGGCACCTCGGCCTGTCCAACGTCCGGATCGACCACCTCGACGAGGCGCAGCGGATCGCGCCGGTCGCCTGCGTGCAGAACAGCTACTCGGTCGACCACAACCGCACCGACGACGAACTGGTACGCGTCTGCGGCGAGCGTGGCATCGGCTACGTGCCGTTCTTCTCCCTCGCCGGTAGCCGCCGGGAGTCCGGCGCCCAGCAGGACCACGGTGACGCCGTCCGGACGATCGCCCGCGCGCACGAAGCCACTCCCCAGCAGATCCGGCTGGCCTGGGCGCTGCACCAGGGCCGGCACGTCCTGGCGATTCCCGGTACCGGCAACGTCGACCACCTGGCGAGCAACATCGCCGCCGGCGCGATCCGCCTCACCGCAGCCGAACTGGCGGCCCTCGGCTGA
- the era gene encoding GTPase Era: protein MAEPQFRAGFGCLVGRPNAGKSTLTNALVGEKVAITSEKPQTTRRAIRGIVNRPGAQLVLVDTPGLHRPRTLLGERLNDLVAETWSDVDVIGLCVPANEPIGPGDRFIVRALQSVRATKLAIVTKTDLASRETVAQQLLAVSELADFAEVVPVSAVAGEQVELVAELMIGRLPESPMLYPDDVATDEPTRVRIAEFVREAALEGVRDELPHSIAVLVEEMTEETTRGGEPLTRIYADLYIERPSQKAIVIGRGGERLRRVGAVARTQIEQLLGTKVYLDLHIRVAKEWQRDPKQLRKLGF, encoded by the coding sequence GTGGCTGAGCCGCAGTTCCGGGCCGGGTTCGGCTGCCTGGTGGGCCGGCCGAACGCGGGCAAGTCGACGCTGACCAACGCCCTGGTGGGGGAGAAGGTCGCGATCACCAGCGAGAAGCCGCAGACCACCCGGCGGGCGATCCGCGGCATCGTGAACCGGCCGGGCGCGCAGCTGGTGCTGGTGGACACGCCGGGGCTGCACCGGCCGCGGACGCTGCTGGGTGAGCGGCTCAACGACCTGGTGGCCGAGACCTGGTCGGATGTGGACGTGATCGGGCTGTGCGTGCCGGCGAACGAGCCGATCGGCCCCGGTGACCGGTTCATCGTCCGGGCGTTGCAGTCGGTGCGCGCGACGAAGCTCGCGATCGTCACCAAGACCGACCTGGCCAGCCGGGAGACGGTGGCGCAGCAGCTGCTGGCGGTCTCGGAGCTGGCCGACTTCGCCGAGGTGGTGCCGGTGTCCGCGGTGGCCGGCGAGCAGGTGGAGCTGGTGGCGGAACTGATGATCGGCCGGCTGCCGGAGTCCCCGATGCTCTACCCGGACGACGTGGCGACCGACGAGCCGACCCGGGTGCGGATCGCCGAGTTCGTCCGGGAGGCGGCCCTGGAGGGTGTGCGGGACGAGCTGCCGCACTCGATCGCGGTGCTCGTCGAGGAGATGACCGAGGAGACCACCCGCGGCGGTGAGCCGCTCACCCGCATCTACGCCGACCTGTACATCGAGCGGCCGAGCCAGAAGGCGATCGTGATCGGCCGCGGCGGGGAGCGGCTGCGGCGGGTCGGCGCGGTCGCCCGGACCCAGATCGAGCAGCTGCTGGGCACGAAGGTGTACCTGGATCTGCACATCCGGGTGGCGAAGGAGTGGCAGCGCGACCCGAAGCAGCTGCGCAAGCTCGGTTTCTGA
- a CDS encoding DUF58 domain-containing protein, with the protein MPTRRGIAVGAVGVVLAVGGFLAGYRELAALGAVAVLALLIALVWAGWPPRLTVEREIEPDRVVAGEPCRATVAMTSTARWRAQGLTGAERLVSQRGEQTEVPVPAVRLPAGGAARTGYLLPTERRGVLDVGPLEVARQDPLGLVRAARTFGGATRVWVHPRSYRLSRVPVGAARSLDGVVDAVQYGSITFHALREYVPGDDLRHVHWRTSARVGELMVREHVDTSLPRIVILLDDRASAHTEQSLEEAVSAAASVLLAALTADLTVELHLVGGRSLTGAEAGGGAGRARPYLDLLAEVAPGDGALPTAVQKLRQRHRGDTLVLVTGAGSANQAGSAGSAAQAGAAGSVDSIGLLRDVYPTVVVAVLGDGAVDRLSARALPGVITLAADDAEEFGARWDSVSAW; encoded by the coding sequence ATGCCGACGCGGCGAGGGATCGCGGTCGGCGCGGTCGGTGTGGTGCTCGCGGTGGGCGGCTTCCTGGCCGGCTACCGGGAGCTTGCGGCGCTCGGCGCGGTCGCGGTGCTGGCGTTGCTCATCGCGCTGGTGTGGGCCGGCTGGCCGCCCCGGTTGACCGTCGAGCGCGAGATCGAACCCGACCGGGTGGTGGCCGGGGAGCCGTGCCGGGCGACGGTGGCGATGACCTCGACCGCACGCTGGCGGGCGCAGGGGCTCACCGGTGCCGAGCGGCTGGTGTCGCAGCGCGGCGAGCAGACCGAGGTGCCGGTCCCGGCGGTCCGGTTGCCGGCCGGGGGCGCGGCCCGGACCGGCTACCTGCTGCCGACCGAGCGGCGCGGCGTGCTCGACGTCGGCCCGCTGGAAGTTGCCCGGCAGGACCCGCTCGGCCTGGTCCGGGCGGCGAGGACGTTCGGCGGCGCCACCCGGGTGTGGGTGCACCCGCGCTCGTACCGGCTGTCCCGGGTTCCGGTGGGCGCGGCGCGCAGCCTGGACGGCGTGGTCGACGCGGTGCAGTACGGCTCGATCACGTTCCACGCGCTGCGCGAGTACGTGCCGGGCGACGACCTGCGGCACGTGCACTGGCGTACCTCGGCGCGGGTCGGTGAGCTGATGGTGCGCGAGCACGTGGACACCAGCCTGCCGCGGATCGTGATCCTGCTCGACGACCGGGCGTCCGCGCACACCGAGCAGTCGCTGGAGGAGGCGGTGTCGGCGGCGGCGTCGGTGCTGCTCGCGGCGCTGACCGCGGACCTGACCGTGGAACTGCACCTGGTCGGCGGGCGCAGCCTGACCGGGGCGGAGGCCGGTGGCGGCGCCGGCCGGGCCCGGCCGTACCTGGACCTGCTGGCCGAGGTGGCGCCCGGAGACGGCGCGCTGCCCACCGCGGTGCAGAAGCTGCGGCAGCGGCATCGCGGTGACACGCTGGTGCTGGTCACCGGCGCCGGCTCGGCGAACCAGGCCGGCTCCGCCGGCTCTGCTGCCCAGGCCGGCGCCGCGGGGTCGGTGGACTCGATCGGGCTGCTGCGCGACGTGTACCCGACGGTGGTGGTGGCGGTACTCGGCGACGGCGCGGTGGACCGGCTGTCGGCCCGGGCGCTGCCCGGCGTGATCACCCTGGCCGCCGACGACGCCGAGGAGTTCGGGGCTCGCTGGGACTCGGTGTCGGCATGGTGA